In Devosia beringensis, a single window of DNA contains:
- a CDS encoding D-TA family PLP-dependent enzyme → MTRFSELDTPAVLIDIDRVEANLKRVQDYADSHELKLRPHIKTHKLPRFARRAMELGAVGITVQKLGEAEVMADAGITEIFLPYNILGAAKLARLRALSERVHITVTADSAETVAGLSVTFADAVGPLTVLVECDTGMGRCGVQSPGDAVTLAQLIAAAPGLEFGGLMTYPAAGHVETNAAWLGSAKQALIEAGLPPAIISNGGTPDLWRAHEVTAATEHRPGTYIYLDRFQVAKGVGGFEDCALTVLATVVSRPTENRAIIDAGSKALTSDTLGMAGFGLIEAYPGAEIVGLSEEHGTIDLTNCATKPAIGEQLRIIPNHACVVSNLFDTVTLISGDDVVETVRVDARGRVG, encoded by the coding sequence ATGACCCGTTTTTCCGAACTCGATACCCCGGCCGTGTTGATCGATATCGATCGCGTCGAGGCCAATCTCAAGCGCGTGCAGGACTATGCCGACAGCCATGAGCTTAAGCTGCGGCCCCATATCAAGACCCACAAGCTGCCGCGCTTTGCCCGCCGGGCCATGGAACTGGGTGCCGTCGGCATCACCGTGCAGAAGCTGGGCGAGGCCGAGGTGATGGCCGATGCCGGCATTACCGAGATTTTCCTGCCCTACAATATCCTGGGCGCCGCCAAGCTGGCGCGCCTGCGGGCGCTGAGCGAGCGCGTGCATATCACGGTGACCGCCGACAGCGCCGAAACCGTCGCCGGTCTGTCGGTAACCTTCGCCGATGCCGTCGGGCCGCTGACCGTCCTGGTTGAATGCGATACCGGCATGGGGCGCTGCGGCGTGCAGAGCCCAGGCGACGCCGTCACGCTCGCCCAGCTGATCGCGGCCGCACCCGGTCTCGAATTTGGTGGGCTGATGACCTATCCGGCCGCCGGCCATGTCGAGACCAATGCGGCCTGGCTGGGCAGTGCCAAGCAGGCCCTGATCGAGGCCGGCCTGCCGCCCGCCATCATCTCCAATGGCGGCACGCCCGACCTGTGGCGCGCCCATGAGGTGACGGCGGCGACCGAGCACCGCCCCGGCACCTATATCTATCTCGACCGCTTCCAGGTCGCCAAAGGCGTCGGCGGTTTCGAGGATTGCGCCCTGACCGTCTTGGCCACTGTGGTCAGCCGCCCCACCGAGAACCGCGCCATCATCGATGCCGGCTCCAAGGCGCTGACCAGCGACACGCTGGGCATGGCCGGCTTCGGCCTGATCGAGGCCTATCCCGGCGCCGAGATCGTCGGGCTGAGCGAGGAGCATGGCACCATCGACCTGACGAACTGTGCCACCAAGCCGGCCATCGGCGAACAGCTGCGCATCATCCCCAACCATGCCTGCGTGGTATCCAACCTGTTCGACACGGTGACGCTGATTTCGGGTGACGACGTCGTCGAGACCGTCCGCGTCGACGCGCGGGGCAGGGTGGGGTGA